DNA from Chloroherpetonaceae bacterium:
CACCAATCATTTCAGCAAGAGGGGATTCTCCAATGCCGGAAGTAAGCAGGGTTGTATGTTTAATAAACGTATCCGAGCGTTCTTTAAGATATGGAATCAGAGATGAAACGGTCATTGTTTCCATTTCAGCAGGAACCCCCGGCATAATGACAATGTAGCGGTTTGGAAAAGCTTTGAGGTTTGAAAGTAACATTCCGGGAGCAGTTCCACGTGAGTTTTGAAATACGAGACTTCCTTCAATGACCTCGCCTTGAGAGCGGTTCATTTCAGGCATTGCAATGCCTCGATGTTTAAAAATTCGTTTACAATTTTCAAAAGCCTCTTCATTGAATTCAATGCCTAAATCGAGAAAATCAGCAACAGCCTTTTTCGTGATGTCATCATGTGTTGGTCCTAACCCACCAGTAATAATGACTACATCTGCTCTTGAAAGTGCATCTGCTAATGCTGAATGTATATCCTGAAATGAATCTCCGATTGTAATAATTCTGCGGGTGTCGATTCCGATCCGACCTAATTCTTTAGCAATAAATGAAGCGTTGGTATTAACAACTTGACCAATAAGTAACTCATCACCTATTGTTACAATTTCTGCAATCATATACTTGAATTACCGTTCAAAATGAAGATAGTTCTCAGGGTTTTGAGGAACACCATCTTTCCAAATTTCTAGATGCAAATGCGCCCCGTAACTTTCTAAGCCGGTGTTACCTGCTAATGCAATTGTTTGACCTTTTTTTACTTGCTCTCCTTCACGAACAAGAATTCTATTGCAATGTTTATAGAAACTCACGATAAAGTCGTGTTGGACTATGATTGTGTAGCCAAAATCACTAATCCAATCCGAAAAAAGTACTACCCCATCTGCAATGACAGAAATCGGCTCGTTGGAGGAAGTGGAAATATCAATTCCGTAATGACTTGTCAAAGGAGAGAATTTCTGAGATAATCTCCCGCGAACAATGGGAATGGAAAGAAGGCTTGAACCATCAATCGGCTTTCGCTCAATATCGGCGAGGCGAGTAAGTTTAACATTCATTGCCGATTCATTGTTTCCGCGAGGCTTCCCATCCTGAACCGGAGTTCCTAAAGAACCGGTTCCAAAAAGTGAAAGGACGCGTTGATTATAATTTTCAATTGTGGCCATTTTACGATTAAGACTATCTATTCGTAATTGTTGACTCATAATGACTTTAGTCTTTTCATCGGAAAAACTGTAACCCGGCAAAAGTGTCCGAAGCGGGGTATAGACGATAAACAAGCAAGTCGAAAGAATGATCAGTAAAGTATAAAGAACCGTAAAAGTCCAAAATTTCTTTAGGGTAATGTTTGAAAAAGTCTTTACGCTTCCACCAATATCAGGTGTAATTGATACTGAATACACGATTGGCTTTTTCTTTTTTTTCATACTTGTTTAATGATGAAGTTCAATGGTTCAACAACAAGTAATTTTTTGAAAGCAAGTTGTGATTCGAAGATAGAGGACATGAATGATAAAGGATAGAAAAGGGGGAATGAAAATTAGGATATGCCAAAGGTTTGCTTGAAGTTTTCAAAATTATTGATAATAATTTTATTCATGTCACGCTCAATGTAACCTTCACGTTCAAACATAGAGAGAACTCTAGAAATCGTTTCACGGGAAGTTGAGGCGTAATTTGCAATTTCTTGCTGGCTGGCAAAATTTTCAATTTCAACTCTTCCTCGCTTTACCCGTCCGACATCATTGGCGAGGCGAATAATCACAGAAGCGACTTTCCCAACGGCATCTGCAAGAGAGATGGTTTTGATTTGATGATCGGTTTTCCTTAATCGAATGACCAACTCCCTCATTAAAGCAAGCGAAAGATTGGGATGCTTTTTTAACAAATCGAGAAAAACATTATCTGAAATTTTTAACAAACTGACCTTTGATAGTGCTGTTGCATCAGCGGAGCGAACAGCGCCATCAATTACAGACATTTCGCCAAAAAAATCATGTTCAGTGAGAATAGCAAGAATCACCTCTTTGGATTCTTCATTGGTACGGGAGATTTTAACCATCCCTTCTAAAATCACATAAACAGTATTTCCTTGTTCACTTTCAAAAATAATAACCTCATCTTTTCTGAAAGAAACCATTTGGCTACGGTCGATTACTTCACCTATTTCCTTTTCGGAAAGGGTTTCAAAAATTGTAACCTCGCTTAAATGTTGGATTAACTCTTTCTTGTCCATCATTTGGGATGGTATTTGCTTTAATAAAATTATAGAAAAACGCGCCTTAGCAGCAGGCATTGTGCGAGTTACATAATAACTTCAATATAGATAGTCAGATTGTTTTTTTCTAATATCATCTTTGCGTATCGCTTTTAATACAACTTCGCGAAAAAAGGTGTAAAGTATATTACATTCAATTTTTCGTTACTGATTACCTCGATTCTTTTCGTCTAAAATGAAATCAAAAGATGCATTTATTTTTAAGCCATTAATTGAAGAATTGATGGCAGATACAGAAACACCGGTTTCTGTTTATTTAAAGTTGAAATCTAAATATTCCTGTCTCCTTGAATCAGTTGAGGGAGAGGAGCGAATCGCACGGTTTTCATATATCGGGATCAATCCGTTTATGAAGTTTGAAGCAACGATTTCCGGTGCGATTTCTGTTAAGATTTTTGACGAACGCTTCGATAAAATTGCCGAAGAAATAAGGGGGATTCAGGACGTCCGAGAGGCCTTAAAAGTTGCCCTTGATCTTGTTCGAAACGAAATGCAAATTAGTTCGAAAATGCTAACCTCTGGAGCCTTCGGGTTTTTTACCTATGATGCAGCACATTTGACTGAGCGGTTTAAAATTCCAGAAAACCCTCATCCGGTTGAGCTTCCAGACATCGCGCTTTTTTTTTACGACACTTTAGTTGTTTTTGACAATGTCCGACGAAAGTTGTTTATCATTTCCAATTATCTCAAAGGAACAGGAAATGATGAAAGAGAAAAAAGGAATGCCGAAAGAAAAATTAGCGAGGTGAAGAAACTGATTTATGCCCCGCTTTCAACAAAAGAAATTCAATTGAAAAGCGAAAAGTCGGAGCTTCTTACATCAAATGTTACAAAGAAGCAATACCTTGATAAGGTAAACATTGCCAAGGAATACATTTTAGCCGGAGATATTTTTCAAGTTCAACTTTCTCAACGGCTTTCACGAACCTTAAATGCTCGCCCATTTGATGTTTATCGCTCCCTGAGAACCATAAATCCTTCTCCATATCTTTATTTCTTTGAAATGGGAAAAGTACAGATTATCGGATCATCTCCCGAACTTTTGGTCAGTGTAGAACGCGACGAAAGTGGTGAAAGAATTGTCCAAACTCGGCCGATTGCAGGAACAAGAAAACGTGGAAAGACTTTGGAGGAAGATAAAGCACTTGCCGAAGAACTCTTGCACGATGAAAAGGAATTGGCGGAGCATTTAATGCTGATAGACTTAAGCAGAAATGATGTTGGAAAGATATCGAAAACCGGGAGTGTTGATACCAATGAAATTATGATCATTGAGAGATATTCACATGTGATGCATATTGTGAGCAATGTCAAAGGAATTTTAAAAGAAGAATTGCATCCTCTTGATGCATTTTGGTCATGTTTCCCTGCTGGAACTCTAACGGGAGCACCGAAAATCAGATCAATGGAAATAATTTCTGAATTGGAAGATGAATGTCGTGGTCTTTACGGTGGAGCGGTTGGATATTTTGATTTCAATGGAAACCTTAAAACAGCCATTGCCATTCGAACTATGCTGACAAAAACCGGTAAAATTTATTTTCAAGCGGCAGGCGGAATTGTTGCAGATTCAGTTCCAATCAATGAATTTGAAGAAACTTTAAGCAAGATGAAGGCCGGTATTCGATCGGTTGAAAATCTTATACCTGAAAATCAAAAGCACGAGAAATAAAAAAGGTCGTGGAGAAATTAATCGAGATTGAATTAGAAATTTCCATCAGCTACTTGAAAGCAGGTAAGACCGATCTCTCGCCACATCTCTACAACTTGATTTCGATCATCGAGAACAAAAAACACGTCGAATTGTTGCGAAATAAAACTCAAATATATTTCCCTTTTTATGATACTGTCTTTGCGTAGATCTGAATTTGGCCTAAGCCAAAGTTTATCAAAATGGATCTGATGTTTGTTAAGCCAAGCCTCTGAAATAGAACGAAACTTTTCCTCTCTGCCCGATACAATTAAGATTGAGAATTCCGTTTTCAACCTTTCAATTAAGAAGGCAACCGGAGGGTTAGGCTTGTCATCCAAGCATTTGCCAGTCTCGTATGGATTTCGATGGTGGTGAAGAGCTAAGGTTCCATCTAGATCACAAATAATCGCTTTAGTGAACATTAGATTAACTGGCAAATTTCTCCCGTAGTTTTGCATAACCCGGTTTAATAACATTATAAATCATATCGACTCGTTCTGAATAGGGAATAAATGCACTTTTCATTGAATTGATGGAAAGTCGCTCTAAATCTTCAAATGAAAGCCCAAAAAACTGGTGAGCGATTCGGTATTCTTCGGAGAGGGTTGTGTTACTCATTAATCGATTGTCGGTATTAATGGTCACACGAAATTTATTTTTGAAAAAAATGCCAAACGGATGCTCTGCAAATGACTTTGCCGCTCCGGTATGAATATTAGAAGAAAGGCAAATTTCAAGTGGAATTCGCTTATCAAGAACGTATTGAGAAAGCGAACCGAATTTTATCACCTCTCCATTGAGCACGGCCATATCGTCAATCAGTCGCGTAGCATGTCCAATTCGATGCGCACCGCACCACTGGATGGCTTGCCAAATGGATTCTTTTCCAAATCCCTCACCCGCGTGAATGGTAATACTGAAGTTCGCTCGTTGACAAAAATGAAAAGCTTCAACATGTTTTTTTGGGGGATATCCGCCTTCTTCGCCTGCCAAGTCAAAGCCAATTACTCCGCGGTCTCGAAAATCAACGGCAAGCTGCGCCATATCCAAGGAATGCTGGCTTTCTAAATGCCGCATTGCACAAATGATAAGTCTTCCTTTTACACCAAAATCTCGCTCGCCCTTTTCTAATCCTTTAAGAACGGAACGTAGAATTTCCTCCCAATGCATTCCTTTTCCAGTATGAAAAACTGGCGCAAATCGAATCTCAACATAACATACTCCATCGTTTTTCATGTCTTCAAGCAGTTCATAGGCGACACGTTCAAGCGCTTCCGGGGTTTGCATCAATGCACAAGTATGGGCAAAACCCTCTAAATACTCCGGTAAACTGCCACGGCTTGCGCCTCGAAAAAACCATTCTGCGAGTGCTTCAGGGTCAGAGGAAGGCAGCTCAGTATATTTTTGATCTTTTGCCAGTTCAATAATTGTTTTAGGACGAAGCCCACCATCAAGATGTTCGTGAAGCAACACCTTTGGGGCAAGCCGAAGAATTTCATCAGATAATTTTTTCATTTTGTTTAGGTGTTTATGTTGGCTCAATTTGCTAAAATAAGTGTAAGTGTCGAAATGAAATTCATTTGAACGAAGCAAAATTCTTCTCGGTTAGGTATGGCTGAAGGAACTCAAGATTTCGGCACCTTCCTGTATCTTCACAAGATTTTTTTGCAGTAACAATAACTATTATGGTCGTTCATTTTTTAACGGGAAAATTAGTCACGATTGTTGGCTTTACAGCAGCAGCTATGTCGGCCTTTGCGTATTATCGATCGGCTCAATCAAATGCGTTCAGCCAACTTGAAAACGAATGGAAAAGATTGGCTCGATTAATGTACTGGGTGATGCTCGGGGCAATTGTCATTAATGGGATTCACCTGCTTACCCTGATTTGGACTCATCAATTCCAATACAATTATGTGAAACATTATTCCTCTACAGATTTAAACCCATTTTATTTACTCTCTACCTTTTATGCCGGTCAAGAGGGCAGTTTTATGTTGTGGATGTTTTATGGAAGTTTATTCGGTTATTTTCTGATAAGAACTGCAAAAGAATACGAAGCCCCTGTTATGGCGATTCTTATGCTCTCTCAAGCGTTCTTGTTATCGATGATTTTGGGGATTGAAGTTCCGGGTTTAGGTACTTTAGGAAGCGATCCTTTTGCCCTTGTTCAAGGTCCTATACCAACTGAAGGTGATGGCTTAAACCCACTCCTTCAAAACCCTTGGATGGTGATTCACCCACCAACGTTGTTTGTCGGTTTTTCGTCACTCATTGTTCCGTATGCATTTGCAATTGCAGCCGTTTGGAAAAATAAATACAACGATTGGATTCGACCGGCAATGCCGTGGGTTCTCTTAAGTGCGGCTGTTTTAGGAACAGGAATTATGATGGGCGGCTATTGGGCCTATAAGGTATTAGGTTGGGGTGGTTATTGGGGATGGGATCCGGTTGAAAACTCCTCGCTTGTGCCTTGGCTCTTGACGGTTTCTTTAATTCACACA
Protein-coding regions in this window:
- a CDS encoding adenosine deaminase, with the translated sequence MKKLSDEILRLAPKVLLHEHLDGGLRPKTIIELAKDQKYTELPSSDPEALAEWFFRGASRGSLPEYLEGFAHTCALMQTPEALERVAYELLEDMKNDGVCYVEIRFAPVFHTGKGMHWEEILRSVLKGLEKGERDFGVKGRLIICAMRHLESQHSLDMAQLAVDFRDRGVIGFDLAGEEGGYPPKKHVEAFHFCQRANFSITIHAGEGFGKESIWQAIQWCGAHRIGHATRLIDDMAVLNGEVIKFGSLSQYVLDKRIPLEICLSSNIHTGAAKSFAEHPFGIFFKNKFRVTINTDNRLMSNTTLSEEYRIAHQFFGLSFEDLERLSINSMKSAFIPYSERVDMIYNVIKPGYAKLREKFAS
- the trpE gene encoding anthranilate synthase component I, whose amino-acid sequence is MKSKDAFIFKPLIEELMADTETPVSVYLKLKSKYSCLLESVEGEERIARFSYIGINPFMKFEATISGAISVKIFDERFDKIAEEIRGIQDVREALKVALDLVRNEMQISSKMLTSGAFGFFTYDAAHLTERFKIPENPHPVELPDIALFFYDTLVVFDNVRRKLFIISNYLKGTGNDEREKRNAERKISEVKKLIYAPLSTKEIQLKSEKSELLTSNVTKKQYLDKVNIAKEYILAGDIFQVQLSQRLSRTLNARPFDVYRSLRTINPSPYLYFFEMGKVQIIGSSPELLVSVERDESGERIVQTRPIAGTRKRGKTLEEDKALAEELLHDEKELAEHLMLIDLSRNDVGKISKTGSVDTNEIMIIERYSHVMHIVSNVKGILKEELHPLDAFWSCFPAGTLTGAPKIRSMEIISELEDECRGLYGGAVGYFDFNGNLKTAIAIRTMLTKTGKIYFQAAGGIVADSVPINEFEETLSKMKAGIRSVENLIPENQKHEK
- a CDS encoding M23 family metallopeptidase → MKKKKKPIVYSVSITPDIGGSVKTFSNITLKKFWTFTVLYTLLIILSTCLFIVYTPLRTLLPGYSFSDEKTKVIMSQQLRIDSLNRKMATIENYNQRVLSLFGTGSLGTPVQDGKPRGNNESAMNVKLTRLADIERKPIDGSSLLSIPIVRGRLSQKFSPLTSHYGIDISTSSNEPISVIADGVVLFSDWISDFGYTIIVQHDFIVSFYKHCNRILVREGEQVKKGQTIALAGNTGLESYGAHLHLEIWKDGVPQNPENYLHFER
- a CDS encoding Crp/Fnr family transcriptional regulator, translated to MMDKKELIQHLSEVTIFETLSEKEIGEVIDRSQMVSFRKDEVIIFESEQGNTVYVILEGMVKISRTNEESKEVILAILTEHDFFGEMSVIDGAVRSADATALSKVSLLKISDNVFLDLLKKHPNLSLALMRELVIRLRKTDHQIKTISLADAVGKVASVIIRLANDVGRVKRGRVEIENFASQQEIANYASTSRETISRVLSMFEREGYIERDMNKIIINNFENFKQTFGIS